Proteins co-encoded in one Flavivirga eckloniae genomic window:
- a CDS encoding L-rhamnose mutarotase → MNANQFRRFTYLVTIENLDISEFVAQIKSERIQKQLEVLGVFSFEIYQKEQDCFLLVDTSYNMDSLTLSNTLSSVQVDINFQGFLQEENEAFSFESSPLERIYKFEQKKVYKAKEGQLKTDIGPKKRFVWTLLLQEDPELMAEYKRVHSMGQAWPEITANMESVGVKDMEIYLSGTQAILIMDTIPDFNLEEIGPKWQKLPREEEWQAYVAKFQRTDPDSSIQEKWKDMIAL, encoded by the coding sequence ATGAATGCTAACCAATTTCGTCGGTTCACTTATCTGGTTACTATAGAAAATCTGGATATTTCAGAATTTGTAGCGCAGATAAAATCAGAGCGTATTCAAAAGCAGTTGGAAGTATTAGGGGTGTTCTCCTTTGAAATATATCAAAAAGAGCAAGACTGTTTTTTGTTGGTGGATACATCATACAATATGGATAGCTTAACCCTAAGTAATACCTTGTCAAGTGTACAGGTAGACATTAATTTTCAAGGTTTTTTACAAGAAGAAAATGAAGCGTTTTCATTTGAATCATCCCCATTAGAGCGTATTTATAAATTTGAACAGAAGAAGGTATATAAGGCTAAAGAGGGACAACTAAAAACCGACATTGGACCAAAAAAACGTTTTGTTTGGACCTTATTATTGCAGGAAGATCCAGAATTGATGGCCGAATACAAAAGAGTTCATAGCATGGGTCAGGCATGGCCCGAAATTACTGCAAACATGGAATCTGTTGGTGTCAAGGATATGGAAATCTATTTATCAGGGACGCAAGCTATTTTAATTATGGATACCATACCCGATTTTAATCTAGAAGAAATAGGACCAAAATGGCAAAAATTACCAAGAGAAGAGGAATGGCAAGCGTACGTTGCTAAATTTCAAAGAACAGATCCAGATAGCTCTATTCAGGAGAAATGGAAAGATATGATTGCTTTATAA
- the fucP gene encoding L-fucose:H+ symporter permease, with protein MQSKKESYSQFLVPLIIVMALMFFWNLSRNINDVLIPHLKRACQLTDFQSSLVQSAFFGAYFVVALPAGWYIQKKGYRMGMITGLLIAAIGAFLFYPAAETRVYSFFLLALFVMAAGFAVLEVTASPYITKLGSPEGASSRLSMASAIGSVGATIAPSLAAVLLLHEVDVPQSAIDAFTPSELETFLSGEANLVKPPYIVLGAILVLIALVVVFTKLPTIKDEAGGDKKPLIDILKFKHTLYGVGAEFFYVGAEVGIVSFIIRYAKWFNLPELTEQKSAQYITAFMGLVLIGRLLGVYILKRFKPQNVLAFCSISAFIMVLLAIVTNGYFSLTCLSIVGFFTSIIYPIIFSLSMKDLKEYTKTGSSVFLLGIVGGAIVPPLMGYISDTVGIKYSFIIPLICYVYLLFFALKGHVVKIKA; from the coding sequence ATGCAATCAAAAAAAGAAAGTTATTCGCAGTTTTTAGTGCCGCTAATTATAGTAATGGCATTGATGTTTTTTTGGAATTTAAGCAGAAATATTAATGATGTATTAATACCTCACCTTAAAAGAGCATGTCAGCTGACTGATTTTCAGTCATCATTAGTGCAATCTGCTTTTTTTGGAGCTTACTTTGTGGTCGCATTACCTGCAGGTTGGTATATCCAGAAAAAAGGGTACCGTATGGGAATGATTACTGGGTTGCTTATTGCAGCAATTGGAGCTTTTCTATTCTATCCGGCAGCAGAAACACGCGTATATTCATTTTTTTTGTTAGCCTTATTTGTTATGGCTGCAGGATTTGCCGTTTTAGAAGTTACAGCATCTCCTTATATTACCAAGTTAGGGAGTCCAGAAGGCGCTTCAAGTCGTTTAAGTATGGCATCAGCTATTGGTTCGGTAGGAGCAACTATTGCACCTTCATTAGCGGCAGTACTACTTTTACATGAAGTGGATGTGCCACAATCAGCAATTGATGCTTTTACACCCAGTGAGTTAGAAACGTTTTTATCTGGAGAGGCCAATTTAGTAAAACCACCATATATCGTACTAGGAGCTATACTGGTTTTAATAGCCTTAGTGGTCGTTTTTACAAAATTACCAACCATTAAAGATGAAGCAGGAGGAGATAAAAAGCCGCTAATTGATATATTAAAATTTAAACACACGCTATATGGTGTTGGAGCAGAGTTCTTTTATGTAGGTGCCGAAGTAGGAATTGTTAGTTTTATTATTAGGTATGCTAAATGGTTTAACCTGCCAGAACTTACAGAACAAAAATCAGCACAGTATATTACTGCATTTATGGGTTTAGTGCTTATAGGCAGGCTCTTAGGTGTTTATATCTTAAAAAGATTCAAACCTCAAAACGTACTAGCCTTTTGCAGTATCAGTGCTTTTATTATGGTACTTTTAGCAATCGTTACTAATGGCTACTTCTCATTAACATGCTTATCTATAGTTGGGTTTTTCACCTCTATTATTTACCCGATTATATTCAGTTTAAGTATGAAAGATTTAAAGGAATATACAAAAACAGGTTCCTCGGTATTTTTATTAGGAATCGTTGGTGGAGCTATTGTACCTCCTTTAATGGGATATATTTCAGATACCGTTGGAATTAAATATTCGTTTATTATTCCACTAATTTGTTATGTATACCTGTTGTTTTTTGCATTAAAAGGTCACGTGGTAAAAATTAAAGCCTAG
- a CDS encoding zinc-binding alcohol dehydrogenase family protein has protein sequence MKVIRLKEPGAWEHLDVEKPGDALSSGNALLRVKKIGVCGTDLHAFKGQQPFFSYPRILGHELAVEVVAVADDVTHVSIGDKCSVEPYYNDIIGQAVRRGKTNCGEHLQVLGVHVDGGMQEYFVYPAKFLHATNSLTDDQLAMIEPLAIGCHAVDRADIKEDDIVLVIGVGPIGLGTIQFAQLKGARVIAMDIDDTKLKKCREITKVKDTVNALGDVEAELATLLNGDLPTVILDATGNSTSMMNTFKYAAAGGTIVFIGLFMGDVVFHDPSFHKKELTLKASRAAMGEDFGRIIRLIEAGKIDATSFITHRMNFDDIPTEFEKLYTHKDLIKAIIEF, from the coding sequence ATGAAGGTAATTAGATTAAAAGAACCCGGAGCATGGGAACATTTAGATGTTGAAAAACCAGGCGATGCCTTATCATCTGGAAATGCACTTTTAAGAGTAAAGAAAATAGGTGTCTGTGGTACAGATTTACATGCTTTTAAAGGGCAACAACCCTTTTTTAGTTATCCACGAATTTTAGGACATGAATTAGCTGTTGAGGTTGTTGCTGTAGCAGATGATGTAACCCATGTATCAATTGGAGATAAATGTTCCGTAGAGCCTTATTATAACGATATTATCGGGCAAGCAGTACGAAGAGGTAAAACCAATTGTGGAGAACATTTACAAGTTTTGGGAGTGCATGTAGATGGAGGTATGCAGGAATATTTTGTATATCCAGCTAAATTTTTACATGCGACCAACTCATTAACAGATGACCAATTGGCCATGATCGAGCCTTTGGCTATTGGATGTCATGCCGTTGATAGAGCTGATATTAAAGAAGATGATATTGTACTGGTCATTGGAGTAGGGCCTATTGGTTTAGGAACCATACAGTTTGCCCAGTTAAAAGGCGCAAGGGTGATTGCTATGGATATTGACGATACTAAATTGAAAAAGTGTCGGGAGATTACCAAAGTAAAAGATACTGTTAATGCTTTGGGTGATGTGGAGGCAGAATTAGCAACACTTTTAAATGGAGATTTACCTACGGTAATTTTAGATGCTACAGGTAATTCAACGTCTATGATGAACACTTTTAAGTATGCGGCAGCAGGAGGAACCATTGTTTTTATAGGACTTTTTATGGGCGATGTCGTTTTTCATGATCCGTCTTTTCATAAAAAGGAATTGACCTTAAAAGCGAGTAGGGCAGCTATGGGTGAGGATTTTGGAAGGATTATCAGATTAATCGAGGCAGGTAAAATTGATGCAACATCTTTTATTACACATCGTATGAATTTTGATGATATTCCAACAGAATTTGAAAAGCTTTATACGCATAAAGATTTAATAAAAGCCATTATAGAATTTTAA
- a CDS encoding aldo/keto reductase, translated as MKPTYIKGDHSKSPAFNNESRLVYGTSGLGGVWGEVDQRDSIDALLYALEHGISTLDMAPSYGNAEYYVGMALREWKGKKPFVSTKIGRLKGKGAFEMNLDYSTDGMKRSLDNSLKTIGLDKIDLLFLHEPQLVPIENIEDILNTLKGFKSEGLVDSIGVGGNPSPEFMPFVTKENFDVVSGFLRMDACSLSAFNGEIQTYKKEGIAYYAASALHFSLLGNRFEAYKKEGADGKWITQLDLDNAIRVKTVADKYDMPLATLSQRYLFSIKEADRVVMGARTPAQIKATINDWNTGKLSEEIFNEVTACILTK; from the coding sequence ATGAAACCAACATATATAAAAGGAGACCATTCTAAAAGCCCAGCATTTAATAACGAAAGCAGATTAGTTTACGGTACTTCAGGTTTAGGTGGTGTTTGGGGAGAAGTTGATCAAAGAGATTCTATAGATGCTTTATTATATGCGCTAGAACATGGTATTTCTACTTTAGATATGGCACCATCTTATGGGAATGCCGAATATTATGTAGGAATGGCTTTGAGAGAATGGAAAGGCAAAAAGCCCTTTGTGAGCACTAAGATAGGACGTTTAAAAGGAAAAGGTGCTTTTGAAATGAATCTGGATTATAGTACCGATGGTATGAAACGCAGTCTGGATAATAGTTTAAAAACAATAGGACTAGATAAAATAGATTTGTTGTTTTTACACGAACCTCAATTGGTTCCAATTGAAAACATAGAAGACATATTAAATACTTTAAAGGGCTTCAAATCTGAAGGATTAGTAGATTCCATTGGAGTAGGAGGAAACCCATCACCTGAATTTATGCCATTTGTTACCAAAGAAAACTTTGATGTAGTTTCTGGGTTTTTACGTATGGATGCCTGTAGTTTATCGGCATTTAATGGTGAAATTCAAACGTACAAAAAAGAAGGGATAGCCTATTATGCGGCTTCGGCATTACATTTTTCATTACTGGGAAATCGTTTTGAAGCCTATAAAAAAGAAGGTGCAGATGGTAAATGGATAACACAACTAGATTTGGATAATGCTATTAGGGTAAAAACAGTGGCAGATAAATATGATATGCCACTGGCAACTTTATCGCAGCGCTATTTGTTTTCAATTAAAGAAGCAGATAGGGTGGTTATGGGAGCAAGAACCCCGGCACAAATTAAAGCAACAATAAATGACTGGAACACTGGAAAATTGTCTGAAGAAATTTTTAATGAAGTTACAGCTTGCATTTTAACGAAATAA
- a CDS encoding SDR family NAD(P)-dependent oxidoreductase, with product MALSVFSLKGKLALVTGGGTGIGAGISKAFIEAGARVVITGRREDVLKSAVKELGEGAHYRVNDITDKKGIPDLVNDIETNIGPIDILVNNAGIHHKGMAQDTTDEDFERILQTNVMSVFALTRECAKYMLERKKGSVIMIGSMAGLFGIDKVVAYGTSKTALTGLVNALVTEYSTSNVRVNAIAPGWIESNMFLNAINNDEKRKQQITNRIAMDGFGKTSDIGNAAVFLSSEAARYITGVVLPVDGGATVNF from the coding sequence ATGGCACTATCTGTTTTTTCATTAAAAGGAAAACTAGCTTTAGTAACCGGTGGAGGCACAGGGATTGGAGCGGGTATTTCAAAAGCTTTTATAGAAGCTGGCGCACGTGTTGTTATTACTGGGCGTAGAGAAGATGTACTAAAAAGCGCTGTTAAAGAATTGGGAGAAGGTGCCCATTATCGCGTAAACGATATTACGGATAAAAAAGGAATTCCGGATTTAGTAAACGATATTGAAACTAATATTGGTCCTATCGATATATTGGTAAATAATGCAGGCATTCATCATAAAGGTATGGCGCAAGATACTACCGATGAAGATTTTGAAAGAATCTTGCAGACCAATGTAATGAGTGTATTTGCCTTAACCCGCGAGTGTGCTAAATATATGTTAGAAAGGAAAAAGGGTTCTGTTATTATGATAGGCTCTATGGCCGGATTATTTGGTATAGATAAAGTTGTAGCCTATGGTACTTCAAAAACCGCTTTAACAGGATTGGTAAATGCTTTGGTAACCGAATATTCCACAAGTAATGTACGTGTTAATGCGATAGCGCCCGGTTGGATAGAATCTAACATGTTTTTAAACGCGATTAATAATGACGAAAAAAGAAAACAGCAAATTACAAACCGAATAGCTATGGATGGCTTCGGGAAAACAAGTGATATTGGTAATGCAGCAGTTTTTTTAAGCTCGGAAGCAGCAAGATATATAACAGGAGTCGTGCTTCCGGTTGATGGTGGTGCAACAGTAAATTTTTAA
- a CDS encoding mandelate racemase/muconate lactonizing enzyme family protein, translating to MNDLDIRDLKIYKASTTLKKPISDATHTLTEISFVVLRIQLENGIIGESYLLSFQYSPNAIIGALKDLIPIVKGYKAYETGLLYQKLEGLFEYFGNQGLLRWAQAAINIAMWDAWGKAQGKPVYKLLGVTKEKVSIYGSGGWISYTIDELIEEVTDYASRGFKAVKIKVGSPKVSTDLERLRQVREAVGDQVDIMMDANQGMDLPSAIKLSNGAKDLNINWFEEPVNHQDFQAYQILKNQTGISLAMGEREYDTLPLRELVTRNALDIWQPDILRIGGVEAWRESAALADSFHLPVLPHYYKDYDVPLLCTIPNGVGAESFDWVDPLIDNPMKIDNGFAKPHDLPGWGFRFIDDCLTEIK from the coding sequence ATGAACGATTTAGACATAAGAGATTTAAAGATTTATAAAGCTTCTACAACGTTAAAAAAACCGATTTCGGATGCAACACACACACTAACTGAAATCTCATTTGTTGTTTTAAGAATACAATTAGAAAATGGAATAATAGGAGAGTCTTATCTACTATCATTTCAATATTCACCTAATGCTATTATAGGAGCATTAAAAGATTTAATTCCAATAGTTAAAGGATATAAAGCATACGAAACTGGATTATTGTACCAAAAGCTTGAAGGCTTATTCGAATATTTTGGAAATCAAGGTCTATTAAGATGGGCACAAGCTGCTATTAATATTGCCATGTGGGATGCCTGGGGAAAAGCTCAAGGAAAACCTGTATATAAATTATTGGGTGTTACAAAAGAAAAAGTAAGCATATATGGTAGTGGTGGCTGGATATCTTATACTATTGATGAGCTTATTGAAGAGGTTACCGATTATGCAAGCAGAGGATTTAAGGCCGTAAAAATTAAAGTAGGCTCTCCAAAAGTGAGTACCGATTTAGAACGCTTGAGACAAGTAAGAGAAGCTGTTGGAGATCAGGTGGATATTATGATGGATGCCAATCAAGGTATGGATTTACCCTCGGCTATTAAACTTTCAAATGGTGCCAAAGATTTAAATATTAACTGGTTTGAAGAGCCTGTAAATCATCAGGATTTTCAAGCTTACCAAATATTAAAGAATCAAACCGGTATTTCTTTAGCCATGGGAGAACGGGAGTACGATACCCTGCCACTTCGAGAACTGGTTACCAGAAATGCTCTGGATATTTGGCAACCAGACATATTAAGAATAGGAGGCGTAGAGGCTTGGAGAGAAAGTGCAGCTTTGGCAGATAGTTTCCACTTACCAGTATTGCCCCACTATTATAAAGATTACGATGTACCATTACTATGTACCATACCAAATGGCGTTGGAGCAGAATCTTTTGATTGGGTAGACCCTTTAATTGATAACCCAATGAAAATTGATAATGGTTTTGCTAAACCTCATGATTTACCAGGATGGGGATTCCGTTTTATTGACGATTGTTTAACAGAAATTAAATAA
- a CDS encoding AraC family transcriptional regulator: protein MKAQLRQVTTSPNNSFKVKVFEEKEFKAEWHFHPQYELTYIIQSTGIRYVGDSMHPFERGDLVLVGKNVPHSWKTIDTKNEQVKCVVIQWDDALFKDWIEKPEFTSIKNMLLKSSYGIAFDQDTAFSLESSFNSIFNQNPFERFLTFLNILNVLATKASIKLLAGPSFGKALSPKESHRVNVVNNYIKDNFLNQPSLEEISNKLSLSKEAFCRFFKKTFDKTFSNYVNEYKITIASKMLIETDLSVSEIGYESGFNNLSFFHRQFNKYKQKSPNTYRQLYQRI, encoded by the coding sequence ATGAAAGCGCAATTAAGACAAGTAACAACCTCTCCCAACAATTCTTTTAAAGTTAAAGTATTTGAGGAAAAGGAATTTAAGGCAGAGTGGCATTTTCATCCACAATACGAACTTACCTATATTATACAAAGCACAGGAATTAGATATGTGGGAGATTCTATGCATCCATTTGAAAGAGGTGATTTGGTTTTAGTTGGAAAAAATGTACCGCACTCCTGGAAGACGATAGACACCAAAAACGAGCAGGTTAAGTGTGTTGTAATACAATGGGACGATGCCTTATTTAAGGATTGGATTGAAAAACCCGAGTTTACAAGTATAAAAAATATGCTTTTAAAATCGTCGTATGGCATTGCTTTCGATCAGGATACGGCATTTTCTTTAGAAAGTTCCTTTAATTCTATTTTTAATCAAAATCCTTTTGAGCGTTTCTTAACTTTTTTAAATATTTTAAATGTGTTAGCTACCAAGGCTTCCATTAAATTATTGGCAGGTCCCAGTTTTGGTAAAGCACTTTCTCCAAAAGAGAGTCATCGCGTTAATGTTGTAAACAATTATATAAAGGATAATTTTTTAAACCAACCTTCTTTAGAGGAAATCTCCAATAAGCTATCTCTAAGCAAGGAGGCTTTTTGCCGTTTCTTTAAAAAGACTTTCGACAAAACATTTTCGAACTACGTTAATGAATATAAAATTACTATTGCCAGTAAAATGCTTATAGAAACGGATTTATCTGTTTCCGAAATCGGTTATGAGTCTGGGTTTAACAACCTTTCTTTCTTCCATAGGCAGTTTAATAAGTACAAACAAAAATCTCCGAATACTTATAGGCAATTGTATCAGAGGATTTAG